A window of Stutzerimonas stutzeri genomic DNA:
TGGCCGAAAACGCCAGGCTGCAACCCATCAGGTAATCCGGCTGCTCGCTGTTTTGCGCCATGGCTTCGAGCGTCTGGTCCTTGCCCAGCAGCTTGGCCTTGCCCAGCAGCGGGTAGAGCTTGCCGCCGCCGTAGCATTCCAACCGTCCGGTGTCGGCGCTGAGAATGACCGAGCCGACGAACTGGCGGTCGTTCTCGTTCAACGCTTCAAGCAGCGGCGTGAAGGCATCGCTGTCGACATAGGTGTCGTTGTTGACAATCCAGAAGTTGGATACCGGCAGGTTGTCCAATGCCCAACGCAGCCCATAGTTGTTGCCGCCTGCGTAACCATTGTTCTGCGGATTCGCTAGCAGGGTTACGTTGTGGCGTGGCTGAGTTTCCAGCCACTGGTTGAACGCCACCATGGAGCCGTCCTGGGAGTCATTGTCTATGACCACCACGTGGTTGATAGCCGGGCAATGAGCGAGCAGGCTCTCAACGCAACTGATGGTTTCAGTAGCTGCCTTGTAGTTGAGGATAAGCGCGACGTTCATGGATGATTTCCTGGCTGCGAAGGTGACGGGCCTTGAGGGCGTGGATAACGAACAGCATTGCGAGGATCGGCTGGCCGTACTCGAAAAAGCCGTTGAGTGGCCAAATGACGAAGAAAGCAAGAATGGTTGCGTAGATGAAGGTCATGTCAGTGGCGATGTTCTTGGCGATGCGGTGATAAACGAACAGCGTCACCGGAACGACCAGGAACGTAAGGAACCCGAAGCGGAACAGCGTTCCGATGATTCCGACGTCGGACAGGAAGAAGTGTTCGCCGAAATACGGAATGAAACCGTCCTGCCACATCAACGAGAGCGATCCGCTGGGTAGCCAGTTGACTTGATCGAGATGGGCAAAAATGACCGCAATGGTGTTGGAACGGGCGCCGTCTTCAACACCTTCCAGCGTGCTGTCATAGAACTCGGTGTTCAGGCCGAGTACCTCCAGCAGGCTTGGGTAGAAATAGAATGGCGATAGCAGGATGGATAACGAGGCTGCCCAGATGACGGCCTTAGCGCGCAGACAGAACAGGGTAAACGCCAAGCACAGCACGATCAGCTGGCGGGTCTGGGTAGCGAACACCAGCGTCAGCAGAAGCAGGGCGGCAATCACCAGATAGAGCGTCTTACTACGAGCGGCCCCATTGATTGGCGACGTGCCCTTCGACCAGATCTGGATGCAGTAGAAGTAGCCTAGGCAAATCAAGTAGGGGCCGATGGATGAACGGTCGGGACGGTCATCCGAGCGCACCTCCGGTCGCATATCGGGAATTACGCCGAACTTGAAACACCAGGAAAAGAATGCGGCAATCAGGGCTGCGTACAGCAAAGCGCGCTCGAACTTCAATGTGCTGACCCGCTTACCGAGGAACAGTAGCGGTGCGAAGCCGAGGCAGAACAGCACACGGCGTTCTTCGATGAGCCCGAAGACGATTGGCTGGCCGTAGGTGTAGTACGCAAAAATTGCGGGCAGCACGAGGAACACCACGGCGGTGTACAGGCAGTAGTACATGAGGATGCGGAACTCGCGCGGGGCATTCTCGGCCGAGGCGAGTAGCAACAGAATGGTGAAGATGATACTGACGGCCAAGTACAGTTCGTTCAGGCCTTTGATCCCGTAAGGGTTGTGCGGGCTGTCACCGAATACGGAAAAATGCAGCACGATCGCCAGGATCAGCAGCGGAAAAAAGAAGAAGCGTGAACTGAAATTCGTCATCAACCTGAGTCCTTAGGTATTGGTTCCTTGGGCGCCACAGCCGTTCAAGCTGATTCCAGCGCCCGCTTCTTGATCTTCTTGCGCCGTACCAGCAGGCCGGTGAACGCTTTGAAGCTCTGATAGAACCCGATCTCCTTGATCCCTTTGCCAAGCTCGAAGCCTTTGTACGAAGGGGTTTTAAGCAGCAGCAACTTCATCGCCCACAACCGCGGCAGGATCGTCGTGCGGCGGTAGTACTGGAACGGCTGTATGGCAAAGATGCTGTTCGTATCGAAAGCTTCCGCTTTGACAACGCCATCTGCCTCCGCGTTGCGAAAAAGTTCGCGGCCTTTTGCAGTGCGTACCAGAATCAGCGAATTGCCCTCGCGCTCCTCGAAGGAGGGGTAGCCTTTTTCGTCGCCTTCCCAGCCATCGGCGCAGACGATATCGGCAAATTCGCCGATGCCGTCCGGGCAGATCTTGCAGCGCGTCTGCAGGTGGCGGTTGAGCACTTTTCCCCACGAGTCGTTGTAGGTCATGGTTCGCTCGTCACCATTAGCGAGGGTCGCCTTGGTCAGCCCTGGCCAGCCGTCACCGCGGTAGCGGAAGGAGGTGACCTCGCTGCGTTTGGCCTCCAATTTTTCCAGCACCTGCTCGGTGCCCTGCAGGCTCGGCGTGCCGGCGCACATGAAAGAGACGATGTAGGGGATGTTTTCCTTCAGCCGTGGGTTGTGCTGCTGCATCTGGCGCACTGCCGCGACGTCGCACGGCTTGCCGATGAACAGGTACTTTTCCGTGGACATGGCCACCCACTTCAAGGCTTCGCCCGGGCTGGCTGGCGCATAGCGCGAGCCAGAGGAGGCGATGACGTTCTGCCGTGAACGGCTGATGGTCGCGACGTTCTCCAGCGGATCGGTCGGCGAGGCCTGAATCTGGATTACGCCATCGACCAGCTTGTTCTCCAGGCAGTACTGCGCTAACGCCGAGATCACGCCGCCGGACGAGCCGGCCTGGCGAATTTCATTGTCGGTCGCATAGCCCTTCATGGTGTCGAGGATTTCGCCCCAGATGGGGTGATAGTTTTCCGACTTGTACGGACGAATATCCAGATTCAGCGCCGGGCAGGACTTGGCGAAGGCGGCACTGGTCTGTTCGTTGGCCACCGGCTTGTTCTGGTACTGGCTGTTGAGCACCGGGCGGTGATAGCCATCGCCGGTCAGACGAATCTTGATGGCGTCGTCATCGGCTACCGAGCTGCACATTCCGCAGCCGCTGCAGAGGTCGTTGTTCAGCACGCGATTCAATGAAGCTTTCATACCTGCCTTCCCTTGAGCGGCCAATCGAGCGCGACGCACGACTGGCAGTATTTAATGAGCGCGGTCATGCGGGCTGGCGCCGCTTGCGATAGATGTTGAGCACCGCATAACCGTAAATAAGCGTCAGGACGACCATGCCCAGAGTGGACACCCAGGGGGCCGCCTGTATCCCGTGCGAGGGGATAAAAAACCAGTAACAAGCCACCGTGATCACGCCCGAGGCGATGATGCCGAAGGTGCGCAGAAAGCCTGTGCCCATGGCCAGCAGCTGCACGCCAAGGCCGGCAGCGATGAAGCGCGCCGCGGTAAAGCAGGCGAAGGCCAGCCAGAGCGTATTGAGTTCCGCGTACTCGGCGCCGAGGAAGTAGTCGGTGAACAGTGGGCCGATGAAGAAGAATGCGAGGGCGAAGATCAGACCCATGCCGGTGTACTCGCCGAGGATGCGCGCGCCATAGCGAACCAGGCCGGCTGTCTTGTTGTGCAGCTGATAGGCGAAACGCGGGATATGCACGCTGGCCAGCAGCACGCTGAATGGCACCGCACCCTGAATCAGCCGTGAGCCGGCAAAGTAGATGCCTGCCGCTTCGCGGCCGGCGAGGTGGTTGACCAGAATGACGTCGAGCTGGGCGAAGATGTTGGTGGCGCCACTGTCGATGGCAAAGCTGGTAGAGGATTTGAATCGCTCCGCCAGCACCTGCCAGGAACTCCGCAGGATGCCGCCCAACGCGAGAATCTTCGACAGCGCACGGAGGGCGAAGGTGGCGTAGATCAGTCGCGATACGAGGAATGCCACGCCAATGGCCAGCACGTCGTTGTGCAGCAGGATCGCGGCGCCGATGAGCACGAAATGAACCAATGCGGTTGCCGCCACAATCTTCGTTTCGCGGTGGAACTGACCGATGCTGCGAAACACCGTCAACCCCAGATCGCCATAGGACGAAGCCAGCGTGCCGAGCAGGAACAGCACCGCGGCGAAGCGCTCGGTCGTGTGCAGATCGAGGACGAACAGAATGATCGGCAGCAGCACAACGCAGGCCGGCAACACCAATACTGACTTCGCCGCCAGGCTGGCGGACATGATCTCGCCAGCGCGATGGCGTTCGGCACCTATATCGCGCAAGGCGCGCATGCCGAAGCCGTAGTCGGTCACCAGGGCGACGATGGTCGACCAGGTAATCACGATCGAAATGAAGCCGAAGTCGCTCGGCCCCAGCGTTCGCGCGAGGATCAGCAAGGTGCCGAGCTGCACGGCGGTGCGAGCCGCCGTGGTGACCCCCATCAAGGCATGATCGCGCATGGTTATCTCTGATACGCGGCCTGGGGCTGGTGCAGTGTGGCGAGGATGTGCTCCAGTGCCGCGCTGTAGGCATCCAGCTTGCGGCGGATGATCACGCCACTGGCGGCGACCTCAGCCTTGAGCTGTTCACGGTTGTCCAGATGGGATAGCACCAGCTCCAGTGCACTCTCGGTATCCTCGGTCTTGAGGTCGACGACGCGGTGGTAGTCGAGCGACTGATAGAGACCGGCAAACTTGCGGCTGTAGGCCAGCGGAACAACCGGAACGCCGGCGGAGAACGCGCCAATGGTCGCGTGCATGCGCGCACCCACGAAGAAATCCATGCCACTGATGTAGGACTTTGCTTCGATCGGGCCCTTGAAGCGCGGCGCCAGCTTTAGTTCCGGGTATTGCTGCTGCAACTGCTGGGAAACGGTGTAGTCGTCTTCGGCCGGGAAGCCGATCGGAATCACGTGCGGAACCAGATGCACTTCATGGCCGCGCTCGAGCAGGGTGCGGATCAGGCGATCAGTGAGCGCCTTGTAGTCGGCACGCAGACCGAACTGGTTGGCGGTGCCTTCATAGCCGCCATGGTGCAAAAGCGCCGATACGCTGAGGCCGACGGCCAGCTTGTTCGGGTCCCGATGCTCGCTCTGGCGGTCGAAGGGCAGGGCGAAGGCAACGTCGATGACTTCGTCGCGGTTGGGAATGTTCAGCTGCTTGAGCACGTCGAACGACTGATGGTCACGGGCAAAGACCATGGTGCTCTTCTTCATCGCCCATGCCGATGTCTTGGTGGCCCAGTCGGCCTTGAACGGGCCAATGGTCTGCGGCGAGAGGACCAGCGGCACGCGGCCGCCCAAGGCCATACCTTTGCTGACCAGAAGCTTGATCAGACGCTTGGCGCCATAGATATCCGAGAAGCTGTCGCCTTCGCCGATATCGAACACTGCGTCGCAAGAGCTGATGGCCTTGTACAAGCCGTGCGGATTCTTCAGCAGCGCCTTCTCGTTGAACTCGATGAATTCGTACTTGAAACGCTCAGTGGACGGCGGATAGTCGCAAGGACCGGACGAGCCGATGATCAGGAACTCCGGGGTGATCCCACATTTGCGCGCGGCCTCGTCGATCAGCAGCATGTTCGAAATGCTCAAGGCGCCAACCCCGAGGTTGCCAGATGAGAACGAATGCCACAGCAGTCCAAATTTCATGTTCGAATTCACTCCAGAATCAATCAGCGTTTTGCGCAGGGGTCGGACCGATGTCGGTGCAGTCGTTCGCCAGATGTTTGCGCATGAGTTCCATCTGCGGACGGTCCTTGCCGTCACGCGGCTCTATCGCGAGCTTGTAGGTGCCCCAGCCTGGGCCACCGGCCCAGTAAGCGCTGGGCACGCAGTTGTCGTTGAGGTAGGCGAGCAGGTTGTCCATCGCCACCGCTGCCTCGGGTAGGTCGTCCGGAATGCCGTACTCGCCGAGAAAACCCTTCTGGCCATGTTTCTTCAGCCACTCAATGAACGGACGTGCCCGTTCTACCCCAAGCATTGGGTCAATGTTGTTACTGGTCTGCGCCATGTACTTGCCGGAGAAGTCCTTGTCGAAGTACAGGTGCGCTTCGTAAACGATCCGGTCGGCCGGGTCATTGATCAGGAAGTTGGCGTTCACCAGCGGCCAGTGATAGGCACTTGACCAGCGCTCGCCCTCGATGAAGATCAACGTCTGGTCATCGACCTCACGAATCGCATCGACCGCCGCTTGGGCGGCGCCAGGCCAGAGGCCGACGGTGCTGTGCGGCTCGTTCATGATGTCGTAGCCGAGCAGGCCGCGATGACCTTTGAAGTGCTGCGCCAACTGACGCCACACCGATGCGTAGGCCTCGTAAGGCACTTTGCTCGAACCGATGAGTTCGCCGTGGTAACGACCATAGTTGTGCATGTCCAGAATGACCTTCTGGCCATTCATGGCGGCCAGATCCAGGGTCTTCTTCAACAACCGGATCTGGTCGAAGTTCAATCCGGAGTCGAGCGAATGCTGGACTCGCTCCCATATGAAGGGGAAGCGGATCAGGCGAATGCCCTGATCGGCGTAGTACTTGAAGTGCTTTTTTTCCGGGTAGAAATAGTGGGTTCCGTTCTTGCCCGGTGTGATATGCGGGGCGAACCCGGCGCCGGAGATATTGACCCCGAGCAGGGCCAGCCCGTCGTTGCCAGCCGGCCACTGCGCGGCGCTGACGCCTACAGCCGACAACGCAGCTACCAGCGCCACAATTAGGCGATTCGAGCGCAGGGCTGTCCGGTTAGGGTGTCTGGTCATCGCTAGCACCTATTTACAGGCAAAAAAAAAGTTACTGACGCTCGTAAGGTCAGTTACTTGGCAGGTTCGAAAAAAAAAAGATGGATGCAGTGTTCGGCATGGCGACGGGCAGCCCGTCGCCATGCGAATCACTTTTTATTTGGTGGTGCTGGCGTATTCGTACTGGTAGTAGCCGTATTCGCCGTAGGTCGAGGCTTTGCGCACGACCGCGTTGAAGATCACGCCCTTGACCATCAGGCCGTTCTGCTCGAGGCGACGCTTGGCCGCTTCGATTTCCTTCACGCCGTTCAAACCATAGCGAGTGACCATCAGTGTGGTGCCTGCCTGGCTACCGACCAGGGCAGCATCGGTGACCGCCAGGATTGGCGGCGTATCGAAGATCACTAGGTCATACATGTGGCTGATCTCTTTGACGAAGCGAGAGAAGTTCTCGTGCATCAGCAGTTCAGACGGGTTCGGCGGCAACTGACCGTGAGTGATCACGTGCAGGTTGTTCAGCTGAGTCTTCTGAATGGCGTCGAACAGCGTGATACGGCCTGAGAGGATGTCGGACAGCCCCTTGTCGCCTTCGCAACGCATGACCTTGTGCAGATAACCTTTGCGCATATCGGCGTCGATCAGCAGCACACGCTTGCCGGACTGGGCGACAACCGCAGCCAGGTTGGTGGTGACGAACGACTTGCCCACCGCCGGGCTCGGGCCGGTGATCATCAGGACATTGTTCTTGGCCTCGATCATCGCGAAGTGCAGGCTGGTGCGCAGGCTGCGCATGGCTTCGGTGGCGAGATCGGCCGGGTCGTTGATGGTCAGCAGGTAAGAAGCAGTGCTCTTGTCACGCTTGAAGTTGGCCAGGCGTTTTTCCAGCACAGCCTGCTTCTCGGTGAACGGAATAGAGGCGTAGACCGGAGTGCCGGTGCGCTCGATGTCTTCCGGATTCTCGACGCCGCGCTTGAGTGCTTCACGTACATAGACGAAGGCGGTGGCGAGCAGGGCGCCCAGCAGGGTGGCGACGATCACGACCAGCGGCTTGTTAGGCTTGACCGGGTTTTCCAGGTCCGCGGCTGCGTGGTCGATGATACGCACGTTGCCGACAGTGCCCGCGCGAATGATGTCCAGCTCCTGAGTCTTGTTCAGCAGCATGGAGTAGGTTTCCGAGGAAACTTCGACATCACGGGTCAGGCGCAGCAGTTCCTGCTGGGTCGACGGCAGGGTGCCGATCTGCTTCTCCAGTTCTTCCTTCTGCAACTGCAGTTGATTGATCTGGTTTATCAGCGCCTGGAAGTTCGGGTGCTGACGAGTGAAGCGGCGCTCCATCTCGGTGCGCTTGAGGTTCTGTTCGGAGATCTGACGTTCCATGTCGACGATACGATCAAGCACCGACTTGGTTTCGGCCGTGATGTCTACCGAGCGCGAACCGGTCTGGTACTTGTTCAGCGCCGTCTGCGCGGCTTCGAGGTGGCGACGTACGGTCGGAATCTGCTCATTGAGGAACTCAAGACTCTGAGTCGCTTCGGCCGCATTACGAGCGATGTTCTGCTCGACATAAAGGTTGGCCACCTCTTCCAGTACGCGAATTGCGTGAGCCGGGTCGGTATCTTCCAGAGTCACGTTGACGATGCCCGATTGCTTGCCGCGTTCGGCAGCCGACAGGCGTTGCTGGAAGCTCTCGGTCGTATTGTAGGTGCGGTTCTTGACCACGGTGAACGTGGTGCCGGGGCGTGCATTCAGCTCGCCCACTGTGACGCGGTAGCCTTCATTCTCGACCGGCTCACCGACGACGCCCTGTACGACGACTTCGCCGTCCTTGTCACGCAGGATAAAGCCATTGTCCTCGGCTGCTTCGAGGGTCAGTTCTTTGCCGTGCACCTTGTCCGGTACTTCCAGCTGAGTGACCTTCAGCGTCTCGCCACCCCAGGCATAGCCACCGAAACCGGCAGGATGCCAGCCCAACTCGCCTTCTTCGCTCGGCTCGAAACGGCGTGCCATGAAGCCGCCGATGATCGGGAAGTGATGCGGAGTGATGCTGATGTCGAGGTTCAGGTTGCTGACCGCGCCACCCACTACCGAGCGCGACTTGAGCAGTGCGATCTCGGTTTGCGCCGGGGACACCGGTGGGTTGGTGTTGACCACGTCGGTCAGGCTCGGCAAGCCGCTCTTGGGCTCGATCTGGATCATCGCGCTGGCAAGATAGACCGGTGTGGAGAGCAACGCGTAAGCGATACCCAAGGCAGCAAAGAACCCGGTGATGCTGAGGATCAGCATGCGGTTGTTAATGAAGGTGTCAAAGAGGTGGGCCAAGTCGATGTCCTTGTCCTCTTTGGTTTCATAAATTGGGCGGGGCATGGTTGTCATCGAAGTTCCTTCTTCATTTCAGGTAAGGAAGCCAGCTCTCGACGGATTTCGTCAGGAGATTGTGGACATGTTCAAAAGCGGGTTTGGATTGGCGGTACGGGTCTGGAATTTCGAGGTCGTCCTGCCATTTACCAACGAGAAACGTTTTGCCGTGCACCTCGGGGGCGATCTGGCGTATGTGCTGAATGTGGCTATGCTCCATCGCTAGGATCAGGTCCGCCTGGTGCAACATATGGCTGTCGACCTGGCGCGCGCAGTGAGTCGGGAGTTCTAGCCCGTTGTCCTGCAGTACTTCATGGGCGGTCTTGTCCATTGGGTTACCTACTAGTGCACCAATTCCTGCCGAGCTGATCGTCAGGTCGTGGCCGCGTAGCCTGTGCGTGAACAACGCCTCGGCTGCTGGGCTTCGGCAGATGTTTCCGACACAGACGATCAAGATGTTCTTGAACATGGGTTCAACCTCGTGGCTGCAGGTTCGCAGCCGTCGGGGTGCGGCCCGCGGTGAACGAATGTGAGATTTTGGGGAGAGTCATTAGTTCCTTCCTGCCACGCCTTTGTGCGGCGTGGCTTTTTCCAGTCTTTTCGGCGGCGCGCAGAGCGTGCCTCGATCAGTACACATCCTTGTTGAAGATCAGTGCTGGCGGGGTGCGGACGAGGATGTAGAGATCGAACCAGACCGACCAGCGCTCGATATAGTCGAGGTCGAACTCGACGCGCTTTTCGATTTTTTCCAACGTGTCGGTTTCGCCTCGATAGCCGTTGATCTGCGCCCAGCCGGTAATGCCTGGCTTGACCCGATGGCGTGCGGAGTACTCGGCCACGGCGTCTTCGAACAGTACGCCCGCCGCTTTCGTCGCTGTCGCGTGTGGGCGGGGGCCGACCATAGACATGCTGCCAAGGAAGACGTTCAGCAGCTGGGGCAGCTCGTCGAGACTGGTTTTGCGGATGAAGCGGCCCACACGTGTAATGCGGTCGTCGCCCCGCGTGGTTTGTCGATCAGCGTTGGCGTCGGATTTCTCGTGGTACATCGAGCGAAACTTGAAGACTTCGATCAGGCGGTTGTTGTAGCCGTATCGCTTCTGCTTGAAGAGCACCGGGCCGGGTGAATCGATCTTGATAGCCAGGGCGATCGCCAGCATGACCGGAGCAGCGGCGAGCAGTGCGATGCTGGAAATGACGATGTCTTCCAGGCGTTTGAACATCGGCGACCATCCGCGTAGCGGCAGGTCCGACGCACTAAGGGTTGGCAAGCCGCCGATCTCGGTGATGCGCTTGTCGGCATGGCGGAAGGCGACCATATCGGGCACCAACAGAACGTTTACCGGCAGCTTGCGCAGTTCGGCGATCAGCTGGCCGATCCGGCTGTCGGCGAACCAGGGCAGGGCGACCAGCACCTGGGTGACTTTCTCCTCACGGATCATTTGTTCCAGGTCACGGGTATTGCCCAGTAGCGGCAGGTTGGCCAGCTCCTTGGGTAGACGCTCCAGGCGGTCATCGATGAAGCCGAGTACGCCGGTGCGGATGTCGCGGTGGTTCTGCAAGTACTCGGCGACGCGTATGCCGTTATCGGTGCCGCCCAGGATCACGGCGTTCTGCAGGAACATGCCACGCGCCATGAGTCGACGGAACAGGGCGAGCATTGCCAAGCGCTCTGCGCCGAAGAGGACGGTGCTGGTGAAGAACCAGAACGACAGGTGCTTGGCTTCCAGGTAGCCGAACATCCCCATCCCTTGATGCATGAAAACCAGAAAGCTGAACGCCGCAGCCCAGGCGATGATCATTACCCGAAAGCGCAGCAGCGTACTGAACACTTCTTCGCTGTAGATGCCAGCGGTCTGGAAGATGACGATGCTGAGTACTGCGAAGAACCCGAGGAAGGCGCTGAACGTGCCGCTGGTGGGCAGATCCATGAATGCCATCAGGAGGAGTCCTGGCAGGATGGCGGTGAGGCCGTGTATCAGCCGGATACTGGCGAGGAAGTAATCGACGAAACTCGGGTGAGCAAATTCAAGGGTTCCAACTGACTGTACGCGCATACAAGGCTCCATCCTCAGCTCAAAGCTGGCTCAAATCTCGAATTAATCGCCGCGGTACGCGGGGGATTGATAGCAGGCCGCCATCGCAACCGTGATCGGGACTCCTGCTCCGACCGTGCCTCTCGGGATGAGTTCAGTACCAGTCAGCGCGCTGCCAAAAAAATGAGCGAACTGCCAGAAAGCCCGCAAATAGCTGTTTTGAAAGGGCTTTGAGCAATGAGCAAGGGGCTCTGGGAGGGCTAATCAGGCAGGCCGTAGTGACCGGCGGCGCGATTTATCGAACATTTGGATTAATACCGTCGCGCTTGCTGGGCACAACTTCCGTCCGTGGTCTCTGTCCTATGCTGCGGAGCGAACTTCTAGGAATGAACGGCCATGAGCGATACCAGGGCGCTGCTGATACTGCACGGAAAACAGGCGCTGAACGATGAGGTACGCGAGGCTGTGAGGCAGCAGCGCGAATATGGCTGGGATCTCGCGGTGCGGGTCACCTGGGAGCCGGGTGATGCGCAACGCCTGGTCATGGAGGCGTTGGACGCGGGATACCCGACACTGATCGCCGGTGGAGGGGACGGCACGCTGCGCGAGGTGGCTGAAGCGATGCTTGCGTCCAAGGCACAGGCGAGCCTCGCCTTGATGCCGCTCGGTAGCGCGAACGACTTCGCCAAGGCCGCCGGAATTCCGCTGGAACCATTCGATGCGCTGGCACTGCTGGATGAGCCGGCGCAGTTGATCGATATCGGTGAAATGAACGGAGAGCCATTCGTCAACATGGCCACCGGGGGCTTCGGCTCGAAGGTCACCGCCAGCACTTCTGAAGACCTCAAGCGCATGCTTGGAGGCGGTGCCTATCTATTGACCGGGCTGACGCGCTTTGCCGAAGTGCATTCGGCACGCGGTCGCTTCAGGGGGCCTGGGTTCGAGTGGGAAGGAGAGTTTCTCGCCCTCGGAATCGGCAATGGAAGGCAAGCCGGTGGCGGCCAGCTCCTGTGCCCACAGGCGATGATCAACGATGGGATGCTGGATCTGTGCATCGTGCCGGCACCGGCCGATGCGGTCGGCACCCTGGGGACATTGTTGAGCGGTGGGCTACTGGGAGTCGACGCAGTTTCGGTCAGCGCGCGGATGCCTTGGCTTGAGGTCGAAGCGCCGACGGCGATCAACGTCAATCTGGATGGCGAGCCTTTTACCGGTGCTCACTTGCGATTCGAGGTGCGTGCTGGTGCTCTTCGAATGCATCTGCCCGCCGCGACCCCGTTGCTCGGGTGAGGTTTGCGCAATCGATCGAGGCGGGCGGAGGCTCCTACGGCGTCATGGGATTGAAAAAAATACAGGCGGTACATAAAGGCGAGGGAGACGCGGCCGATATGCCTTCTGACACGTCTTCCCAAGGAGCCTGTAAATGGCCGGCATTCTCGATTCAGTCGATCAACGTACCCGCCTCGTCGGGCAAAATCGCCTGGAAATTCTCATGTTCCGGCTTGGCGGGCGGCAAAAGTTCGCCATTAACGTCTTCAAGGTCCAGGAAGTCGTCCAGCTGCCAAAGATGACGCTCATGCCTCATCGACACGGCTCGGTTTGCGGCGTGGTGAATCTACGCGGCCAGACTCTGCCGGTAATCGATCTTTCCAGGGCTATCGGCTTGCGGCCGCTGGTGCCTGATGAGCGCAGCACGATCATCGTCACCGAGTACAACCGCACCGTGCAGGCCTTCCTGGTCGGTGGCGTGGACCGCATCGTCAACCTCAACTGGGAAGCGGTCATGCCGCCGCCCACCACTGCGGGTCGCCAACACTACTTGACGTCGATCACCAAGGTAGACGACGAACTGGTGGAAGTGATCGACGTGGAGAAGGTGCTCGCCGAAATCGTGCCTTATGACACCAGCATCTCCGCCGAGCGCCTGGCCGAGCCGATACTCGAGCGCGCCCGGGGACGTGAAGTGCTCTGCGTCGACGACTCGACCGTTGCGCTGTCGCAGTTGCGTGAAACGCTCAGCCAGCTCGGCTTGAAAATCCACACCGCAAGCGACGGGCTCAAGGGCCTGAACATGCTCAAAGCATGGGCCGACGCCGGCGAGGTGCTGACCGACAAGCTGCTGATGGTTTTCACCGATGCTGAGATGCCGGAAATGGATGGCTATCGGCTAACGACCGAGATACGCCACGATCCGCGTCTGCGCGATCTATACGTCGTGCTGCATACCTCTTTGTCCGGCAACTTCAACTTGGCGATGGTGCAGAAGGTCGGCTGCGACAACTTCCTTTCCAAGTTCCAGCCGGAAAAGCTCGTGGATGTGATTCAGGAGCGCCTGAAGCTGGACGAGCAGGACTGATCGTACTCTCCCACCGGCTGCTGATAGCACAGCCGAGCCCTGATATGCTGCTGCGCTTCCCCCTGCTGGAGGCGTGGTATGCATCTCTCATCGCTCTACCGCTTTCCACTCAAATCGGGCGCTGGCGAATCGCTGCAACGTTGCGCCAGTGATGCCCTGGGCCTGGTTGGCGATCGGCGCTGGATGGTGGTTGCCGCCGGAACCGGGCGCTTTCTCACTCAGCGTGTGGCGTCCAGAATGGCGCTGCTGCAAGCGCGCTGGCAGGGCGAAACGATCCTGCGGCTGGCTGCACCGGACATGCAGGAACTGCTGGTGCCGGTGCCCGATGCTCGAGAGATGCGCTGCGTGCAGATCTGGAGTTCCAATGCCGTGG
This region includes:
- a CDS encoding polysaccharide biosynthesis tyrosine autokinase — protein: MTTMPRPIYETKEDKDIDLAHLFDTFINNRMLILSITGFFAALGIAYALLSTPVYLASAMIQIEPKSGLPSLTDVVNTNPPVSPAQTEIALLKSRSVVGGAVSNLNLDISITPHHFPIIGGFMARRFEPSEEGELGWHPAGFGGYAWGGETLKVTQLEVPDKVHGKELTLEAAEDNGFILRDKDGEVVVQGVVGEPVENEGYRVTVGELNARPGTTFTVVKNRTYNTTESFQQRLSAAERGKQSGIVNVTLEDTDPAHAIRVLEEVANLYVEQNIARNAAEATQSLEFLNEQIPTVRRHLEAAQTALNKYQTGSRSVDITAETKSVLDRIVDMERQISEQNLKRTEMERRFTRQHPNFQALINQINQLQLQKEELEKQIGTLPSTQQELLRLTRDVEVSSETYSMLLNKTQELDIIRAGTVGNVRIIDHAAADLENPVKPNKPLVVIVATLLGALLATAFVYVREALKRGVENPEDIERTGTPVYASIPFTEKQAVLEKRLANFKRDKSTASYLLTINDPADLATEAMRSLRTSLHFAMIEAKNNVLMITGPSPAVGKSFVTTNLAAVVAQSGKRVLLIDADMRKGYLHKVMRCEGDKGLSDILSGRITLFDAIQKTQLNNLHVITHGQLPPNPSELLMHENFSRFVKEISHMYDLVIFDTPPILAVTDAALVGSQAGTTLMVTRYGLNGVKEIEAAKRRLEQNGLMVKGVIFNAVVRKASTYGEYGYYQYEYASTTK
- a CDS encoding low molecular weight protein-tyrosine-phosphatase, whose translation is MFKNILIVCVGNICRSPAAEALFTHRLRGHDLTISSAGIGALVGNPMDKTAHEVLQDNGLELPTHCARQVDSHMLHQADLILAMEHSHIQHIRQIAPEVHGKTFLVGKWQDDLEIPDPYRQSKPAFEHVHNLLTKSVESWLPYLK
- a CDS encoding undecaprenyl-phosphate glucose phosphotransferase, which encodes MRVQSVGTLEFAHPSFVDYFLASIRLIHGLTAILPGLLLMAFMDLPTSGTFSAFLGFFAVLSIVIFQTAGIYSEEVFSTLLRFRVMIIAWAAAFSFLVFMHQGMGMFGYLEAKHLSFWFFTSTVLFGAERLAMLALFRRLMARGMFLQNAVILGGTDNGIRVAEYLQNHRDIRTGVLGFIDDRLERLPKELANLPLLGNTRDLEQMIREEKVTQVLVALPWFADSRIGQLIAELRKLPVNVLLVPDMVAFRHADKRITEIGGLPTLSASDLPLRGWSPMFKRLEDIVISSIALLAAAPVMLAIALAIKIDSPGPVLFKQKRYGYNNRLIEVFKFRSMYHEKSDANADRQTTRGDDRITRVGRFIRKTSLDELPQLLNVFLGSMSMVGPRPHATATKAAGVLFEDAVAEYSARHRVKPGITGWAQINGYRGETDTLEKIEKRVEFDLDYIERWSVWFDLYILVRTPPALIFNKDVY
- the yegS gene encoding lipid kinase YegS, whose protein sequence is MSDTRALLILHGKQALNDEVREAVRQQREYGWDLAVRVTWEPGDAQRLVMEALDAGYPTLIAGGGDGTLREVAEAMLASKAQASLALMPLGSANDFAKAAGIPLEPFDALALLDEPAQLIDIGEMNGEPFVNMATGGFGSKVTASTSEDLKRMLGGGAYLLTGLTRFAEVHSARGRFRGPGFEWEGEFLALGIGNGRQAGGGQLLCPQAMINDGMLDLCIVPAPADAVGTLGTLLSGGLLGVDAVSVSARMPWLEVEAPTAINVNLDGEPFTGAHLRFEVRAGALRMHLPAATPLLG
- a CDS encoding chemotaxis protein CheV, whose protein sequence is MAGILDSVDQRTRLVGQNRLEILMFRLGGRQKFAINVFKVQEVVQLPKMTLMPHRHGSVCGVVNLRGQTLPVIDLSRAIGLRPLVPDERSTIIVTEYNRTVQAFLVGGVDRIVNLNWEAVMPPPTTAGRQHYLTSITKVDDELVEVIDVEKVLAEIVPYDTSISAERLAEPILERARGREVLCVDDSTVALSQLRETLSQLGLKIHTASDGLKGLNMLKAWADAGEVLTDKLLMVFTDAEMPEMDGYRLTTEIRHDPRLRDLYVVLHTSLSGNFNLAMVQKVGCDNFLSKFQPEKLVDVIQERLKLDEQD